The following are from one region of the Effusibacillus pohliae DSM 22757 genome:
- a CDS encoding cyclase family protein, which yields MSATTKELLTDLLAQIVSGGVEVIDLAQPLNEQTPVIRLPEPYANTGGFTYHRLSDYDEAGPAWYWNDFTAGEHVGTHFDAPRHWISGKGKNGVDTMPVEHMIGEACVVDVTRQCAENPDFLLSVEDILAFEAEHGRIPERAWFILYTGWGKYGQNPEKFFNIGEDGMPHTPGISVEASKFLAYERNVLGVGVETVGTDAGIAATFDPPFPTHYYMHEANRYGLAQLTNVDKLPARGAIVIATPLKITDGSGSPVRPIALVPKK from the coding sequence ATGAGTGCGACGACCAAAGAATTGCTTACGGATTTGCTCGCGCAGATCGTAAGCGGAGGAGTGGAAGTGATAGACCTGGCGCAACCTTTGAATGAACAGACGCCAGTCATTAGACTGCCTGAACCATATGCCAATACGGGCGGGTTTACGTACCATCGCTTGTCGGACTACGACGAAGCAGGTCCTGCCTGGTACTGGAACGACTTTACTGCAGGTGAACACGTCGGTACCCACTTTGACGCACCTAGACACTGGATTTCGGGAAAAGGGAAAAACGGCGTGGATACCATGCCGGTGGAACACATGATCGGCGAGGCCTGTGTAGTAGACGTGACCAGACAGTGCGCTGAGAATCCGGACTTCCTGCTTTCCGTTGAGGATATTCTCGCCTTCGAGGCAGAGCACGGACGAATCCCCGAGCGAGCCTGGTTCATTTTGTACACCGGCTGGGGCAAGTATGGTCAAAATCCGGAGAAGTTCTTCAACATTGGGGAAGACGGGATGCCCCATACGCCGGGTATCTCGGTTGAGGCGTCCAAATTCCTGGCTTATGAGCGCAACGTGTTGGGGGTCGGGGTCGAGACAGTCGGGACGGATGCCGGAATAGCAGCCACCTTCGATCCGCCATTTCCGACCCATTACTACATGCACGAGGCTAACCGCTACGGGCTGGCCCAGCTGACCAATGTCGACAAATTGCCGGCACGGGGGGCGATCGTGATTGCGACGCCTTTGAAGATTACGGACGGCAGCGGCAGTCCTGTTCGCCCGATTGCCCTGGTGCCCAAAAAATGA
- a CDS encoding phytoene desaturase family protein produces the protein MSAYDAVIIGSGHNGLIAAAYLARAGWKVAVVERNSMIGGAVQTRELTLPGFKHDPFAASHVLFYGSPIYQELGKELEKHGLRYKIASHSFASLFPDGDSVSCYSDISKTLQSIARQSKQDAQVWEELLELFGAAQQGFGAFLYNEIPSFASFKAVYQIYRKLKKERFFEFVQMLARTPKHMAEAYFQSEKVRSWYTAWAYHPDFGPNTAFGSMFAYSTIAALQVLGNPVPEGGSGKLVEALGKLVEAYGGHIFTDSPVQKIRIVGNRSVGVETADKTVEAKKAVIACLEPKQLYLNLIGEEHLPAGFIKKVKRYRFGDATFKMDLALDGEPDWAAGKELANACYLHLAPYTEDIVRTAYASDVGLLPDSPLVIIGQQSAVDPTRAPAGKHTLWVQVRSVPYRIKGDLAGEIKGTDWDEIKEQYADRLMKKIAQYAPGIENKVLARHVMSPKDLERENPNLREGCIVAGSHQMDQNFMFRPFPGYSRYETPIQNLYMIGAATFPGSALHGASGYMLAKKLLR, from the coding sequence ATGAGTGCCTACGATGCGGTTATTATTGGTTCAGGACACAACGGTCTGATTGCGGCAGCCTATCTGGCCCGCGCAGGTTGGAAAGTTGCCGTGGTAGAACGCAACAGCATGATTGGCGGTGCGGTCCAGACGCGCGAACTCACCCTGCCGGGCTTCAAACACGATCCGTTTGCAGCCTCGCATGTCCTGTTTTACGGCTCCCCGATTTATCAGGAATTGGGAAAAGAACTGGAAAAACACGGTTTACGGTATAAAATCGCATCGCATTCTTTCGCCAGCCTCTTTCCCGACGGAGACAGCGTTTCCTGTTACTCGGACATCTCCAAGACGCTGCAAAGCATCGCGAGGCAGTCCAAGCAGGACGCGCAGGTTTGGGAAGAACTGCTCGAGTTGTTTGGGGCGGCTCAGCAGGGATTCGGCGCGTTTCTCTACAACGAGATCCCTTCGTTTGCCAGTTTCAAGGCGGTCTATCAGATTTACCGGAAGCTGAAAAAGGAGCGCTTTTTCGAGTTTGTGCAGATGCTGGCGCGAACGCCCAAACACATGGCCGAGGCTTATTTTCAGAGCGAGAAAGTGCGGTCCTGGTACACGGCCTGGGCGTACCATCCGGATTTCGGTCCCAACACGGCCTTCGGCTCCATGTTCGCCTACTCCACCATCGCCGCCCTGCAAGTACTGGGCAATCCGGTTCCGGAAGGGGGGAGCGGTAAGCTGGTGGAAGCCTTGGGCAAGCTGGTGGAAGCGTATGGCGGTCATATTTTTACCGATTCGCCGGTGCAAAAAATCCGCATTGTAGGCAATCGGTCGGTTGGCGTGGAGACCGCGGACAAGACGGTTGAGGCCAAAAAAGCCGTCATCGCTTGTCTGGAACCGAAACAGTTGTACCTCAACTTGATCGGGGAAGAGCATCTTCCCGCCGGGTTTATCAAGAAAGTGAAACGCTACCGGTTCGGCGACGCCACGTTTAAGATGGATCTTGCCCTTGACGGGGAGCCGGACTGGGCGGCCGGAAAAGAGCTGGCCAACGCCTGTTACCTTCACTTAGCACCGTATACGGAAGATATCGTCCGGACTGCCTATGCAAGCGATGTCGGCCTTTTGCCCGACAGTCCGCTCGTCATCATCGGGCAGCAGAGTGCGGTGGATCCGACGCGTGCACCGGCCGGCAAGCACACGCTGTGGGTCCAGGTGCGCAGTGTGCCTTATCGGATCAAAGGTGACCTCGCCGGTGAGATCAAAGGGACTGACTGGGATGAGATCAAGGAACAGTATGCCGACCGACTGATGAAAAAAATCGCCCAATATGCGCCGGGAATTGAAAACAAGGTGTTGGCCCGTCATGTGATGTCACCGAAAGACTTGGAGCGGGAGAATCCGAATCTGCGCGAAGGATGCATCGTGGCCGGCAGCCACCAGATGGATCAAAACTTCATGTTCCGCCCGTTCCCCGGCTACTCGCGGTACGAAACGCCGATACAAAATCTGTACATGATCGGAGCGGCGACGTTCCCCGGCTCTGCCCTTCACGGCGCGTCCGGCTACATGCTGGCCAAAAAGCTGCTTCGCTAG
- a CDS encoding MFS transporter, which yields MEMHSQPELTKQADKSMPAITLLVVGICWFTIFGEGYDLGIYGAVLPALMEYKEWSLSPAQAGAIGSYALIGMLVGAVCVGTITDLIGRKKTLAFCVSLFSVMMSLAAMASSPEMFGLYRFIAGIGCGGLIPTASALTIEYTPVKRRSMMYAFMYSGYSIGGVLAALLSMFFLQEYGWRLMFWIGAVPILFVPFILKFLPESIGFLIAKKRYTEAENIANRFNISIESITEYQSNQGAESKNKFSAVTALFSRQNIRATVFFWITFFMGLLMIYGLGTWLPKMMKQAGYPLGSSIGFLLVLNLSAAIGGMVAGAAADRWGSQKVISISYLLAGISIALLSVKSSMVVVYSLVGIAGFGTIGTTLILNAYISKYFSAENRATALGWALGFGRIGAIIGPLLGGLFMTWKLDLSWNFYVFALAGIIASMAVLFIPKYRARKI from the coding sequence ATTGAAATGCACTCTCAGCCGGAATTGACCAAACAGGCAGATAAATCTATGCCTGCTATCACTTTGCTCGTTGTAGGCATATGTTGGTTTACGATATTCGGAGAGGGTTATGACCTGGGGATCTATGGTGCCGTACTACCAGCGTTAATGGAATATAAAGAATGGTCCTTGTCTCCTGCACAAGCAGGTGCGATTGGAAGTTATGCTCTCATTGGAATGCTTGTAGGAGCAGTGTGCGTGGGAACTATTACGGACCTTATTGGTCGCAAAAAGACATTGGCATTCTGCGTATCCCTATTTTCCGTAATGATGAGTTTGGCCGCGATGGCATCTTCTCCTGAGATGTTCGGATTATATCGCTTTATTGCGGGGATTGGATGCGGCGGTTTGATTCCGACAGCTTCTGCCCTTACCATTGAATATACGCCTGTTAAACGCCGGTCAATGATGTATGCCTTCATGTATTCGGGATACTCGATTGGCGGTGTGCTTGCGGCTTTGCTTTCAATGTTTTTCCTGCAAGAGTATGGTTGGCGGTTGATGTTTTGGATTGGTGCTGTACCTATTCTCTTTGTTCCTTTCATTCTCAAATTTTTGCCTGAATCTATTGGTTTTCTCATTGCTAAAAAGAGATATACTGAGGCAGAAAATATTGCTAATCGATTCAACATTTCTATCGAGTCCATAACAGAATACCAGTCGAATCAAGGAGCTGAGTCCAAAAATAAATTCAGTGCGGTAACTGCACTCTTTTCAAGACAGAATATTCGCGCCACTGTATTCTTCTGGATCACCTTTTTTATGGGCTTGTTGATGATTTATGGTTTGGGTACATGGTTGCCGAAAATGATGAAACAGGCAGGTTACCCGCTTGGCTCCAGTATAGGATTCCTATTGGTGCTTAACCTTTCAGCAGCAATAGGTGGTATGGTAGCTGGTGCTGCAGCAGATCGCTGGGGATCGCAAAAAGTCATCAGTATTTCATATTTACTGGCGGGAATTTCAATCGCTTTGTTAAGCGTAAAATCATCGATGGTGGTTGTTTATAGCCTTGTAGGCATCGCCGGTTTTGGGACGATTGGAACCACACTGATTTTAAACGCATACATTTCCAAATATTTCAGTGCGGAAAATCGGGCTACAGCTTTGGGGTGGGCACTTGGGTTCGGTAGAATAGGGGCTATTATAGGCCCTTTGCTTGGCGGGTTGTTTATGACTTGGAAATTGGATCTTTCCTGGAACTTCTATGTCTTTGCTCTTGCAGGCATCATCGCATCGATGGCCGTTTTGTTTATACCTAAATACAGGGCTAGAAAAATATAG